A stretch of Mytilus edulis chromosome 11, xbMytEdul2.2, whole genome shotgun sequence DNA encodes these proteins:
- the LOC139494485 gene encoding galactoside alpha-(1,2)-fucosyltransferase 1-like, with protein sequence MTVMQTFNYRHEKQSSAYDDSLLRFNKSQNVRPVSCLQSWKYFYEFRNELRKQLTFRRHIQIEVEHNIRQIMQKINEESRKVVTLVGVHIRLGDIFISSRLKQNGLVIATSEYLSKSVNYFLSKYRNVLFVVTSQNMTWAKANMPRHVKNQVQYIDSPKWEVIVAMLSLCDHTIITVGTFSWWIGWLTGGEVTYNKWPIRDGSILRKQFNEDFSDYFYPGWIGF encoded by the coding sequence acatttaATTACCGCCATGAAAAACAGTCGTCTGCTTACGACGATAGTCTTCTAAGGTTTAACAAGTCACAAAATGTCAGACCGGTTAGTTGTCTACAGTCCtggaaatatttttatgaatttaggAACGAACTAAGGAAACAATTAACGTTTCGACGCCACATTCAAATCGAGGTTGAACACAATATTAGGCAAATAATGCAAAAGATCAACGAAGAATCCAGAAAAGTGGTAACTTTAGTAGGCGTCCATATTCGACTAGGAGATATATTCATTAGTAGTCGTTTAAAACAAAATGGTTTGGTTATAGCAACATCAGAGTATTTATCCAAATCTGTCAACTATTTTCTGTCAAAATATAGAAATGTTCTTTTTGTAGTAACTTCACAAAACATGACTTGGGCAAAAGCTAACATGCCCCGTCACGTGAAAAACCAAGTTCAGTATATTGATAGTCCGAAATGGGAGGTAATAGTCGCAATGTTATCACTCTGTGATCATACAATAATAACAGTTGGTACCTTCAGCTGGTGGATTGGATGGTTAACTGGAGGGGAAGTGACGTATAATAAATGGCCAATAAGAGACGGATCAATACTCAGGAAACAATTTAACGAAGATTTTTCTGACTATTTCTATCCAGGATGGATCGGATTTTGA